One Streptomyces sp. SAI-135 DNA segment encodes these proteins:
- a CDS encoding extracellular solute-binding protein codes for MRHLSPSGLSVPSPSRRGVLKGVGGAALLGAGIPLLSACGGSGGSSDPKTVSLGSNQSDAVPKKAYGEIYTAFTKQSGITVKVNTKDHNTFQEQINSYLQGTPDDVFNWFAGYRMQFFAQKGLASPIDEVWEKIGGNFPDAMKKLSKGADGKYYFVPLVTYPWAVFYRKSVFAQYGYEVPATWDQLVALCKQMKKDKLVPIAFGDKDAWPAMGTFDQLNFRINGYDFHVELMAGKASWTDAKVKNVFDHWAELLPYHQDGFMGRTWQDAAQTLVAKKAGMYVLGTFVAQQFSNKADLDDLDFFAFPEINAAFGQDTVEAPADGFMVSKAPKNKAGVTKLLEFLGTAEAEQIYLKSDTSVVAASNKADTSSYTPLQKKAYEMITGAKSLTQFMDRDSRPDFTSTVMQPSLQKFLQNPKGVDGVLSSIERQKKTIFASS; via the coding sequence ATGCGTCACCTCTCCCCTTCGGGTCTCTCTGTTCCCTCGCCCAGTCGTCGTGGTGTGCTCAAGGGGGTGGGTGGTGCTGCTCTGCTGGGTGCCGGGATACCCCTGTTGAGTGCGTGTGGCGGCAGTGGTGGTTCGTCGGACCCGAAGACGGTCTCGTTGGGGTCGAACCAGTCGGATGCGGTGCCGAAGAAGGCGTACGGGGAGATCTACACGGCGTTCACGAAGCAGTCGGGGATCACGGTCAAGGTCAACACGAAGGACCACAACACGTTCCAGGAGCAGATCAACTCGTATCTGCAGGGCACGCCGGACGATGTGTTCAACTGGTTCGCCGGGTACCGGATGCAGTTCTTCGCTCAGAAGGGGCTGGCCTCTCCGATCGACGAGGTGTGGGAGAAGATCGGCGGGAACTTCCCGGACGCGATGAAGAAGCTGTCCAAGGGGGCGGACGGCAAGTACTACTTCGTGCCGCTGGTGACGTATCCGTGGGCGGTGTTCTACCGCAAGAGCGTCTTTGCGCAGTACGGCTATGAGGTGCCCGCCACCTGGGATCAGCTGGTGGCGTTGTGCAAGCAGATGAAGAAGGACAAGCTGGTGCCGATCGCGTTCGGGGACAAGGACGCCTGGCCGGCGATGGGCACCTTCGACCAGCTCAACTTCCGTATCAACGGCTACGACTTCCATGTGGAGCTGATGGCGGGCAAGGCGTCGTGGACGGATGCGAAGGTCAAGAACGTCTTCGATCACTGGGCGGAGCTGCTGCCTTACCACCAGGACGGTTTCATGGGCCGTACCTGGCAGGACGCGGCCCAGACGCTGGTGGCGAAGAAGGCCGGCATGTATGTGCTGGGCACGTTCGTGGCGCAGCAGTTCAGCAACAAGGCGGACCTGGACGATCTGGACTTCTTCGCTTTCCCGGAGATCAATGCGGCGTTCGGGCAGGACACGGTGGAGGCGCCGGCCGACGGGTTCATGGTGAGCAAGGCGCCCAAGAACAAGGCGGGTGTCACCAAGCTGCTGGAGTTCTTGGGCACGGCGGAGGCGGAGCAGATCTACCTCAAGTCCGACACGAGTGTGGTGGCCGCTTCCAACAAGGCCGACACCTCCTCGTACACGCCGTTGCAGAAGAAGGCGTACGAGATGATCACGGGGGCCAAGAGCCTGACGCAGTTCATGGACCGGGACTCGCGGCCGGACTTCACCTCCACG
- a CDS encoding LacI family DNA-binding transcriptional regulator, producing the protein MTPGAVREPGSPVPRSADVARLAGVSRKTVSRVLNDEPYVSDEARRRVLAAADELGYRLNHAARALASGRTRSLGVVALGTAGYGSATLLVHIEQAVWDAGYALRVINTPDDDREGIVGALEALLEQGVDGVIVSEPVVKGEVRLRVDVPVLFLGAPPSFTATRTLTMSVGAHELARAATEHLLDLGHDTVHHLAGPRKRYATKDRIEGWRAALAARGAHEPPLLNGDWSAASGYAAGRALASDDSVTAVFAAGDEMAIGLIHALRETGRRVPEDISVVGFDGNPVFAYVTPPLTTVRQPFEAAAREGVRLLVHAVERPDIEPPHTGEPPVELVVRGSTAPPPTHRHGPLLHTPEH; encoded by the coding sequence ATGACACCAGGAGCGGTGCGCGAACCGGGTTCCCCCGTACCGCGCAGTGCCGATGTCGCGCGGTTGGCCGGGGTGTCGCGCAAGACGGTCTCCCGGGTACTGAACGACGAGCCCTACGTCTCGGACGAGGCCCGGCGCCGCGTCCTCGCGGCCGCCGACGAGCTCGGATACCGGCTGAACCACGCGGCCAGGGCGCTGGCCTCGGGACGTACCCGTTCCCTCGGTGTCGTCGCCCTGGGCACCGCGGGATACGGATCCGCAACCCTGCTGGTGCACATCGAACAGGCCGTATGGGACGCCGGCTACGCGCTGCGCGTGATCAACACACCGGACGACGACAGGGAAGGCATCGTCGGGGCTCTGGAGGCGCTCCTGGAACAGGGCGTGGACGGGGTCATCGTCTCCGAACCCGTGGTGAAGGGAGAGGTCCGGCTCCGCGTCGACGTACCCGTCCTCTTCCTCGGCGCACCGCCCTCCTTCACGGCCACCCGGACACTGACCATGAGTGTGGGCGCCCACGAACTGGCGCGGGCGGCCACCGAGCACCTGCTGGATCTGGGGCACGACACCGTCCACCACCTCGCCGGCCCGCGGAAGCGCTACGCAACGAAGGACCGTATCGAGGGATGGCGAGCGGCCCTCGCCGCGCGGGGCGCGCACGAACCGCCGCTGCTCAACGGCGACTGGTCTGCCGCCTCGGGTTACGCGGCGGGACGCGCACTCGCCTCGGACGACTCCGTGACCGCGGTGTTCGCCGCGGGCGACGAGATGGCCATCGGCCTCATCCACGCCCTGCGGGAGACCGGGCGGCGGGTGCCGGAGGACATCAGTGTCGTCGGGTTCGACGGCAACCCGGTCTTCGCCTACGTCACGCCGCCTCTGACCACCGTGCGCCAGCCCTTCGAGGCCGCCGCACGGGAGGGGGTCAGACTGCTCGTGCACGCCGTGGAGCGGCCCGACATCGAGCCTCCGCACACCGGCGAACCCCCGGTCGAACTCGTCGTCCGGGGCTCGACCGCACCCCCACCGACCCACCGGCACGGGCCACTGCTCCACACGCCCGAGCACTGA
- a CDS encoding DEAD/DEAH box helicase: MDHPDHAGAVPSAVSFTELGLPAQVLRVLTDRGVREPFPIQAATLPDALAGRDVLGRGRTGSGKTLAFGLPLLVRTAGQRAEAKQPLALILVPTRELAQQVTEALAPYAEALRLRMAAVVGGMSIGRQIAALREGAEVVVATPGRLHDLVERKACRLGRVRITVLDEADQMCDMGFLPQVTEVLDQVRPEGQRMLFSATLDRDVDHLVSSFLQDPVVHSVDPSAGAVTTMDHHLLVVHGPDRYAVTTEIAARDGRVLLFLDTKHGVDQLTRHLRASGVHAAALHSGKSQPQRTRTLAQFKDGQVTALVATNVAARGLHIDDLDLVVNVDPPTDTKDYLHRAGRTARAGETGRVVTLVLSGQRRETSRVLAEAGIAPTVTKVRSGEAVLSRITGAKAPSGTPLDGGPAVPRPKNTNAPFRGLGTSKDSSRGTGGKSRKAGEARKLAEARRAAQVRRGG, encoded by the coding sequence ATGGACCACCCCGACCACGCCGGCGCAGTGCCGTCCGCCGTCTCTTTCACCGAACTGGGGCTGCCGGCCCAGGTGCTGCGGGTCCTCACCGACCGCGGCGTGCGTGAACCCTTTCCGATCCAGGCGGCCACCCTGCCCGACGCGCTCGCGGGACGTGACGTCCTGGGGCGCGGGCGCACCGGTTCGGGCAAGACGCTCGCGTTCGGTCTCCCGCTGCTCGTCAGGACGGCCGGGCAGCGTGCGGAGGCCAAGCAGCCCCTCGCGCTGATCCTGGTGCCCACCAGGGAGCTCGCCCAGCAGGTCACCGAGGCACTGGCGCCGTATGCCGAGGCACTGCGGCTGCGGATGGCCGCGGTCGTCGGGGGCATGTCGATCGGCCGGCAGATCGCCGCGCTGCGGGAGGGCGCCGAGGTCGTCGTCGCCACCCCCGGGCGACTGCACGACCTCGTCGAGCGCAAGGCCTGCCGCCTGGGGAGGGTGCGCATCACTGTCCTCGACGAGGCCGACCAGATGTGCGACATGGGCTTCCTGCCGCAGGTCACCGAGGTGCTCGACCAGGTGCGGCCCGAGGGGCAGCGGATGCTGTTCTCGGCCACCCTGGACCGTGATGTCGACCACTTGGTCAGCAGCTTTCTCCAGGATCCCGTCGTCCACTCGGTGGACCCGTCGGCGGGCGCGGTCACGACGATGGATCACCATCTCCTGGTCGTCCACGGTCCCGACCGGTACGCGGTCACCACGGAGATCGCCGCCCGTGACGGCCGAGTGCTGCTGTTCCTGGACACCAAGCACGGGGTCGACCAGCTCACCCGGCACCTGCGGGCCAGCGGGGTGCACGCGGCGGCCCTGCACAGCGGCAAGTCCCAGCCGCAGCGCACCCGCACCCTCGCCCAGTTCAAGGACGGGCAGGTCACCGCGCTGGTCGCCACGAATGTCGCGGCCCGCGGCCTGCACATCGACGACCTGGACCTCGTGGTCAACGTGGATCCGCCCACCGACACCAAGGACTACCTGCACCGCGCGGGCCGAACCGCCCGGGCGGGCGAGACCGGACGGGTCGTCACCCTGGTGCTGTCGGGCCAGCGCCGGGAGACGAGCCGTGTGCTGGCGGAGGCCGGCATCGCGCCGACCGTCACCAAGGTGCGCTCGGGCGAGGCGGTGCTGAGCCGGATCACCGGGGCCAAGGCTCCCTCCGGGACCCCGCTCGACGGCGGGCCCGCCGTGCCCCGGCCCAAGAACACCAACGCGCCCTTCCGCGGGCTTGGCACCAGCAAGGACTCCTCCCGCGGCACCGGCGGCAAGTCCCGGAAGGCCGGTGAGGCCCGCAAGCTCGCCGAGGCCCGGAGGGCGGCCCAGGTGCGTCGCGGCGGCTGA
- a CDS encoding SAM-dependent methyltransferase, whose translation MTDPVTTPGPAEHPEIDTSVPHSARIWNYWLGGTDNYPVDRAAGDAYTAVFPGIVTIARGSRAFLRRTITHLVSEAGIRQFLDVGTGLPTAQNTHEVAQRIAPESRIVHVDNDPMVLAHARALLTSTPEGATAYLAADATDPDRILAGAAETLDLGRPVALILSNILGHIADHEQARSIVTRLMTALPSGSHLCLNDGSLGVDPVFERAQDAYNDSGAVPYVLRTVDEITRFFDGLELVEPGVVPVTQWRPDPASPAPEVVAEHGGLARKP comes from the coding sequence ATGACCGACCCGGTGACGACGCCCGGACCAGCGGAACATCCGGAGATCGACACGTCGGTGCCGCACTCCGCACGCATCTGGAACTACTGGCTGGGCGGCACGGACAACTACCCCGTCGACAGGGCGGCCGGAGACGCCTACACCGCCGTCTTCCCCGGCATCGTCACGATCGCCCGCGGCAGCCGCGCCTTTCTGCGCCGCACCATCACCCATCTGGTCTCCGAGGCGGGCATCCGGCAGTTCCTGGACGTCGGCACCGGTCTTCCCACCGCGCAGAACACCCACGAGGTCGCACAGCGGATCGCCCCCGAGTCCCGGATCGTCCACGTCGACAACGACCCGATGGTCCTGGCCCACGCCCGCGCCCTGCTCACCTCCACGCCCGAGGGCGCCACCGCCTACCTCGCCGCCGACGCGACGGACCCGGACCGGATCCTCGCGGGTGCCGCCGAGACCCTGGACCTCGGCCGTCCGGTCGCGCTCATCCTCAGCAACATCCTCGGACACATCGCCGACCACGAGCAGGCCCGCTCGATCGTCACCCGGCTGATGACCGCCCTCCCCTCGGGCAGTCACCTCTGCCTCAACGACGGCTCGCTCGGCGTCGACCCGGTCTTCGAACGGGCCCAGGACGCCTACAACGACAGCGGTGCCGTCCCGTACGTCCTGCGGACCGTGGACGAGATCACCCGGTTCTTCGACGGTCTGGAACTCGTCGAACCCGGCGTCGTCCCCGTCACGCAGTGGCGTCCGGACCCCGCCTCCCCCGCCCCGGAGGTCGTGGCCGAGCACGGTGGGCTGGCCCGGAAGCCGTGA